The following coding sequences lie in one Arabidopsis thaliana chromosome 3, partial sequence genomic window:
- a CDS encoding Glycosyl hydrolase superfamily protein (Glycosyl hydrolase superfamily protein; FUNCTIONS IN: cation binding, hydrolase activity, hydrolyzing O-glycosyl compounds, catalytic activity; INVOLVED IN: carbohydrate metabolic process; LOCATED IN: anchored to membrane; EXPRESSED IN: root; CONTAINS InterPro DOMAIN/s: Glycoside hydrolase, family 17 (InterPro:IPR000490), Glycoside hydrolase, catalytic core (InterPro:IPR017853), Glycoside hydrolase, subgroup, catalytic core (InterPro:IPR013781); BEST Arabidopsis thaliana protein match is: Glycosyl hydrolase superfamily protein (TAIR:AT2G26600.1); Has 2147 Blast hits to 2134 proteins in 123 species: Archae - 0; Bacteria - 0; Metazoa - 3; Fungi - 0; Plants - 2137; Viruses - 0; Other Eukaryotes - 7 (source: NCBI BLink).), whose amino-acid sequence MGYCVPLRKSPTSHMVFSSFFLSFLLVFSILSSQTAVAFIGTYGVNYGRIADNLPSPDAVATLLKSAKIRNTRIYDADHSVLTAFRGTGIEIIVGLGNEFLKDISVGEDRAMNWIKENVEPFIRGGTKISGIAVGNEILGGTDIGLWEALLPAAKNVYSALRRLGLHNVVEVSSPHSEAVFANSYPPSSCTFRDDVAPFMKPLLAFFWQIQSPFYINAYPFLAYKSDPITIDINYALFEHNKGILDPKTKLHYDNMFDAMVDASYAALEKAGYTKVPVIVSETGWASKGDADEPGASVKNARTYNRNLRKRLQKRKGTPYRPDMVVRAYVFALFNENSKPGPTSERNFGLFKPDGTIAYDIGLTGLKSSSATRYRFKSSLVSASAFTCLLLLFHRLFHL is encoded by the exons ATGGGTTATTGTGTTCCTCTTCGAAAGTCTCCAACTTCACATAtggttttctcttctttcttcctttcgTTTCTCTTAGTCTTCTCTATACTCTCTTCACAAACGGCCGTAGCATTCATCGGAACATATGGTGTAAACTACGGTCGCATAGCGGATAATCTTCCGTCTCCTGACGCGGTAGCAACTCTCCTTAAATCAGCAAAGATTAGAAACACCCGTATCTACGATGCTGACCACTCTGTACTCACGGCGTTCCGCGGGACCGGGATTGAAATCATCGTTGGCTTAGGCAACGAGTTTCTCAAAGACATTAGTGTAGGAGAAGACCGAGCCATGAACTGGATTAAAGAAAACGTCGAGCCTTTCATACGAGGCGGTACTAAAATTAGCGGTATCGCGGTGGGTAACGAGATTTTAGGTGGCACCGATATCGGGCTTTGGGAAGCTCTCTTACCCGCAGCCAAGAACGTTTACTCCGCTCTTCGCCGTCTCGGTCTTCACAATGTCGTCGAG GTGTCGAGTCCACATTCAGAGGCAGTGTTTGCGAACTCGTATCCACCGTCTTCGTGTACGTTCAGGGACGATGTGGCGCCGTTTATGAAGCCGTTGTTAGCGTTTTTTTGGCAAATTCAGTCGCCGTTCTACATTAACGCCTACCCTTTTCTTGCATATAAATCCGACCCGATTACAATTGACATCAATTACGCCCTTTTCGAGCACAACAAAGGCATCTTGGACCCTAAAACCAAGCTTCATTACGATAACATGTTCGACGCCATGGTCGATGCTTCTTATGCTGCTCTCGAAAAAGCTGGCTACACAAAAGTCCCG GTGATTGTTTCGGAGACGGGATGGGCATCAAAAGGCGATGCAGACGAGCCTGGAGCGTCGGTAAAGAACGCGAGAACATATAATCGGAATCTTAGGAAGCGGCTGCAGAAGAGGAAAGGAACACCGTACAGACCAGACATGGTGGTGAGAGCTTACGTGTTTGCTCTTTTCAACGAGAACTCGAAACCAGGTCCCACTTCCGAGAGAAACTTTGGCCTTTTTAAACCCGATGGTACTATTGCCTACGATATTGGCTTAACCGGACTCAAGTCCTCTTCTGCCACACGGTATCGTTTTAAGTCGTCTCTTGTTTCCGCTTCTGCTTTCacgtgtcttcttcttctttttcaccgGTTGTTCCACTTGTGa
- a CDS encoding LURP-one-like protein (DUF567) (Protein of unknown function (DUF567); CONTAINS InterPro DOMAIN/s: Protein of unknown function DUF567 (InterPro:IPR007612); BEST Arabidopsis thaliana protein match is: Protein of unknown function (DUF567) (TAIR:AT1G80120.1); Has 436 Blast hits to 435 proteins in 18 species: Archae - 0; Bacteria - 0; Metazoa - 0; Fungi - 7; Plants - 429; Viruses - 0; Other Eukaryotes - 0 (source: NCBI BLink).), which yields MELVEETIPKEGKKMGERIVVDKAYLYQEDKPLTVCKTSLFYTGDGFAAYDCRGDIIFRVDSYGPDTRDNDEIVLMDATGKCLLTVKRKRPTLHQRWEGFLGERSEGQKPIFSVRRSSIIGRCTMEVEVYDGTGEEYIIDGDFSQRSCLIYDTKKCTVAEIKRKVDASTNVMLGRDVFTLEIKPGFDGAFAMGLVVVLDQINGDDPVEIGDEQVHPFVED from the exons atggaattAGTTGAAGAGACCATTCCAAAAGAAGGGAAAAAGATGGGAGAAAGAATTGTGGTCGACAAAGCTTATCTTTACCAAGAAGACAAACCACTCACCGTCTGCAAGACTTCTCTCTTCTACACCGGCGATGGCTTCGCCGCCTATGACTGCCGTGGTGATATCATCTTCAGGGTTGATTCTTATGGACCTGACACAAGAGATAACGATGAGATTGTCCTCATGGACGCGACCGGGAAGTGTCTCCTTACCGTTAAACGAAAG AGACCAACTCTACACCAAAGATGGGAAGGTTTTCTCGGCGAGAGATCGGAAGGTCAGAAACCGATATTCAGCGTCCGTAGATCGTCGATAATCGGACGGTGTACGATGGAAGTAGAAGTTTACGACGGAACAGGAGAAGAGTACATTATCGATGGAGACTTCTCGCAACGAAGCTGTCTCATATACGACACGAAGAAATGTACTGTGGCTGAGATCAAACGCAAAGTAGACGCGTCAACGAACGTGATGCTTGGTCGAGATGTGTTCACTCTAGAGATTAAACCGGGTTTTGATGGCGCTTTCGCGATGGGTTTGGTCGTTGTGCTTGACCAGATCAACGGTGATGATCCAGTTGAGATTGGTGATGAACAGGTACACCCTTTTGTAGAGGATTAG